The Leguminivora glycinivorella isolate SPB_JAAS2020 chromosome 7, LegGlyc_1.1, whole genome shotgun sequence genomic interval atatcaaacaaatttcgacgatttcgtatgcattttgggcgaaaacttaacattcactaaagaagattgcagcaaaggaccgactttcgtgacggatcacgcgtaaactataagtgctagaaccaaagtgtttatgaatgatttgtagtaaatttattaaggattacttcgtccctacgcgctttttctgtatcttcaacagttttgtcagaaatcgagaaaaaccgcattttcggcactttaagggagggtagaggggtgacgcagaggagggaggagtggggagggttgatgaaaaataacttcggtctataacgtacatatttcaatttaaaaaaaccttccattaattatgccgtaattttagctaatttccccctgctataAGGAATGCAAAGAAGTAAATTATGCTATTCGCAATTTCGCCGCCGCACTGCTGCCGTATTTCTTGTTGCCTTCTAAGTTCCATGGCTTACCTCCGAACTCGATGGTTTAATTAAATACAGCAGTTAGACCCAACTACTTAGTCgaaatgataatcgttgacaCCAAAACGCAATCTgtctctgtcgcgtcaatacagaagagcggtaaagatatattgatttaaactaacacgatcttcactcatattattaaattaaaacgggacttaaaagactaaggtcagcaaaggatgttattccatatcagatgccaggcgtttataagattgactgtagctgtggtagttcttatattggagaaaccaaacgcaccatagcggaaagggtcaaagaacatatcgcggcggtcaaaaaacgacaaataaataagtctgcggttgccgagcatttgctagagtcaggaccaaacaactggattgaactgcataatcccagtcctttcaactgaacgtctttactatagcaggaaagtacgtgaagcgattgaaatcaggaaacatcacaatttcaatcaaaatgaagggcaagggatttcatcttcgtggaatccagtgattagcaagtgtaaacgtgagaaaacttcccgtcccataccatcgcatgtcgtgagtgttgtatgtagacagagtggcaaccctggcgtaaaagtgactgatgacaatcaagtgcgggtagttcgaaaaactcgtacagctagaagatgttgatacaactcccagccagtctacccgtgaccacggaagtaatgtcatgtccgaaacgtcgggttaaatataaacgtaagttttacgcgattaagtcccgttttaatttaataatatgagcggttgtccgtctttaatcgcagcttgcaaaTTTTTgtagttgaagtcaatcaaaacataaaaaatgcctcgttataGCCAGCTACGAtatcgatattatcgtaagcgtttgagCATTAGCCTACTCGTACATAACGTATCCTGTTTTGCCAGTAAATTTCGACAAGACAATAAGCAAAATAAGTAAGCCAGTAGCGTTTGTGGCGACtgtcagtaaaaaaaaaagaaactagcGAAATAAGAAGATTAAAAAGTGAGCCGATTTTGTTTGTACTTGTTCGACAGGTCGGCTCACTTTATATTTCGTCAATTTTACTATGTAAATATGGTCCTATTAGTGCTCTATGATACATATATGTTATTTCACGTAATAGTCACCTATTTTACTAGAGGATACTATTATACTAGTTTTACTAGGGGATAAAGtagtttaaccgcacgtgccaatattgatacccgagtaaATACGTTCAGAATGTAGAATTTTGAACGTTGCGGGGGTTTCAACTATTTCAAGGCACGTATAGGTTAAATAAATTTTGCGACTGAGTGAAACGCAacattttttaccacaccaacacaacaaaaatattaactgtaaaacatcaaactaaataaaattcatattattttaacattttaaaaccattcatattcaaaatcatcattttaagTTTAAACGTCAATTCAACTAGCCGGCTGTGTGTGGGCGTCAatgtaaaatttgtatgaaattacataatatataatagttaATCAATGGTAAATGGGGCCAgtgttttaaagttttttttaaggaaaaCACAACACATACGttcatttgaaatattttatttaaactctCTTGCACAGTAGCACAGACAGCTAGATTGTAGCTTGGCAATAActaattaaacaaataaaatagatttgaaataaaattatctatTTTCCTGAAAAcctgaatatattttttataaaagaaaatcAATATTTTCTCGCATGGACAACCTATCTCATCATGATATACAACCAAAACTacaactttaaataaataagatgaAATATAACTACAACTTACATACACAGAAGAAGGTTTGTACGAATTAATGCGATCGTTATTTACATCTTTACATATAATATCATTCCAAAACGACCGCAAAGTCTGTGCAACTTCCGTACCCGTCTTGATCTGTTACACATGAAAGGTCATGTATTTAAGTCTACCAGCACTTTAATATCAAAAGTTACAAAAGATCCTACAATATGCTCGTTAACATCATATTGCAAAAAGTTCTTTACAAaacacttttaaaaatattggtCACTATTACTAAATAAGTGCTAGTAAAAACTGTGCACCTTCACGAATTAGAGAAAACAAGATCAGTCGTGATGTCACTTTCTGTCAGACGTGGAGGAAGGAAAAGCGCTCGCCAAGGCAGCCCGGCGCGTGCGCCCGCTCTCGTCGACGGACGCTTTTCACCCTATCAACATGAAGTGGCTTCCTTTTTCTAACTTCTAAATTATAATAGTCACTGGTCTTAAAACATGGCTTAAGTACTATACACCTAACATATATAAATTATTACAAATTAAGTAAGGCATTTACATCAGGGATCCTTATGGGTTACTTCATATTTACACGATACTAGATCGCTTATTATAACATCGTGTAAAAACAAAGATTTTGACTAAACTTATTTCGGTAAATTAAgtgtaaataagtaaaaatggTCAAGATTTCGGCGATCTAGCGACCAACGACACGAAGCTGGATGTTGTTTGtcgtttccatataaatattctCGATATTAAATTGCTTCGCTTTGGTCAGTTTCACTTTAAAGTGTTAATAAATTTCGAAACTCTGTTATCATAAAGGCATAGTCGATTACAACTTAGCACTATCGTTTGGCACTGACTTTTGTTAATgaaaagataaataataataataaattagccTTAATAATGAAGACCCGAAAACACTAACAATTCAGATTTAGAAAAATCTAATTCAATTTTAATCACAGTCAAGTATTATTGAGTTGTGCGTGCCATGACTTTatgaaagttaaaaaaaaaattaccatataTGACACGAAATCTTACACTACTACTTCCTTCGGGATAATTTGAGCATTATTCTTGTGCATAGAAGAGTAGATGGAAGTATTATCACATAGGTCCTTCACCCTAGTGACGTCGCAGGCGAATGAGTCATCTCTCGGGGGTGTTTCACCTCCGTCGCTTCGCAGACACCGCCGCGGCAATCATCTGTCTGAGCATGGGCTCGGGCGTACACACCTTGGGGTCGCACTTCATTTGACCGTCTCCTCCACATctgaaaaatatatatgtacatgtttaACTTTGGTCCAGCGGGGTTTACGAAATCGAGGGTTTGGGCagttctcaggaggcgcgtttttacgtgtccaaggcaaaaaacgtcaaaacggactgttctaaaaatctgaattaattcaggcataatctttctatttggtacactataaaatgatttatttattatatgtataatataagtaataaaatatttaatgcgGAAAATTACCTTCGGTGGGCATGTCCCGCACCCAGAAtatgcaaaacaaaaaatcataactcaagatggagttgttaatcgcagttgttatagatattcacgtataaggtattagttaccctatcatattttctgtataaaaataatatgtcagctaaactcatcgagcaaagacaaatttaccatgtgtcccgggctagtgactgatttcggtgtaattttttaaacatgacagaactcttacaaattagtagattAGGGACACAGTGGCacaaatatagttagttttagctatgttttaaccattcagtgtagaggagatcaagtaccgttttataaaggggactttttgaagGTTTCTCAATCGTTCGCagggtttggtcccatgtttttttACCATTCGGTGGATCAATTTACTCCCATAGTTTAAGtgcatttgtcgttatgtacggtactaataaatccttgaaagtatgttattacgtcattatgaCACCTCCTCTGTatgctattgcagttatctccaaaaaagctataaaatttgatatcagtggagttgatttccgtggtttcggtggatttttttaccaccgatatcaaaaaaagtgaccaccgacttcgattgccacgttgtaaactgattaaatgtccattattttctaacatttcatacttaaatagtacgATATACTTTGTAACTAGGtttctaagcaaattaagccaTACTATGGGTGCAAAATTCTCTACTCAATAACGACTagcatattaccatgttaaatttagtaaaattgcgtgattatgagcctttttacatgacccttcatcgaattaaaatgaaaaaaaaatatcaataaattgaataatacgttatatattaagttgatatgtggaataatgtgtaaaaaattgaattcggtggggcaaattgattacagtgcccaggatacataatttcggtgattttaaaatgtcaccaccaatattttttatatttaggctagattttaataaattgactgacatatcaataaagtagtaaataaaaatcagcaccgaaatcaggcaccgaacgtcatccctgagaatcgcgcgtttaaaaaaaataggtactttaCCGTTAATTTAACATTAAGTGTTCTATTCCACATCCACTAAAATCTTTTAATACCTATAATTTGAAGTATCAGTCAAAAGGAAAAGTAATTATTTCCAGTGCCAAATTTTAGAGGATTGATCCTTTTCACTAATCTAAATGGTCCAAAGTCCAAATGTGTTACTTGTAAaagctatttttataatttatgtaatccatactaatattacctctataaatgggaaagtgtgtgtgtgtctgtttgtttgtccgtctttcacggcaaaacggagcgacggattgacgtgatttttaagttgagatagttgcatggatggagagtgacataggctatattttgtctctttgtaGCCTCTCACTTCCCTAAAAGGTGGGATTGAagttttttcgaatttaacgcgagcgaagccgcgggcaaaagctagtaaaatataataCTTACGTGCAATGTAAACATGGTCCTGATGATGCTCGTACGACTTCTCCCACTTTGTAGCTGTGACCCTTTATTTGACACCCTCTTCTCTGCGCAGCGCCCTTATAGGCGTGAGGTAAGAAGTGTGGTGGCAACGTTGTTGTCGTAGTTGTCGTTGTTGTCGTAACGTTGAGAGTGGTCGCCATGGACACAGGGCATTCATACCGAGGACAACAGAATCCTTGGATAGGTTCTTCATGACAGCCATGAATAGGAGGAGGACAACTTTGTTGAAGGCAAATAATGTCACTTCTGAAGCAGAAGCAGAAATCGCAAGGATCATCTCGTGGTATTTGCTGTGCAGATACGTATACTTTTCCACCATATCGACATGTACCGGGACCAAAGGAATCTTCTTCTCCGTAATCAGGCTCTTGTCCGTAACCACTAGTGCCACTCGGTGGGAAATGGCTTTCTTCATCAGGTAGTGCCTCATCCGTAGGTTGCACATCGTTGGCCCCAGGTTTCGGTAGTTCTTCAGTAACATCCGGTTGAGGTTTTTCAGGTTCAGCTACCGGTTTTTGGGCTTCGTCCTCAGGTTTGCCGAATTTATCAAGCAACGGTGAAAGTGTTGTGGCTTGTTCTTCGGTAGTAGTCGATTTTGTGGTTGCTACGATAAATTCTTCCTCAGGTGCTTTTGTTTCTTGTGGTTTCTCTGATTCAGGCTCAACGCTTGGTACTAAGGGCTTCTCAGTTTCAACTGCCTCATCGCCTGTCGTTGGCGTGGACGTGGAAATTTCATTAGATTCTACGACATGTGGTTTGTCAGTATCGAGAGATTCAGGTAAAGGAGACATTGTGGTAATTTCCTCAGAAACAGGCGAAGGATCAGTAGATTTCTCAGGTGTGGTAGTTTCTGTCACTTCTGGTACGCTTTGATCCTTGTTTTCTTGCTGTGACTCTTCTGAGACCGTACTAGGGACAGACTCCGTTACTTTTTCTGTAGATACTTCAGGTGTCGATAATTCATATTCCTTTGATGGTATGTCGGAAGGACTAGTACTTGTTTCTACATCAGGAGATATAGTTTTATGCGTATGTTCTTCTAATAATACTAAGTCTGGCGTCGTTTCTGGGTATTCTTCTTTCGTAGTTTGCATAGCTTCTTCAGACACTATTGTTGTTTTATCTGGTGTTTCTACAATTTCTGGAGATTTTGTAACATCTTCTCCAACTGGAGCACTTGTTGGTTCTGGTCTTCTTGTATCTTGCATTTCTGTAACAGGCAATTCTTGTGGTACTGTTGCACCCGACTCAGTATCAATTGATGCAGGTGCTTTAGTTTCTGTTTCTACAGGAATGGGTGATTGTGTCTGTTCGGGCTGCACGAATGGTAGTTCAGTTTTGATTTCTATTCCTTCATGAGGTTTCTCTGTTTCAGAATCTGAACCTGCACCATTGAAAGGATATTCATTTGCCTGTGATTCtgtaatcctttcacttgcttcAGTTGGTGTTCCAACTTCGGTAGTAAGCGATATTTCTGTTTCGAGTTTCGATGATTCGGTGGGAGTAACGAATTCTTGTGGTTCAGATTTAGTTTGATCATCAGACTTGGTCGTCATTTTTGAGGGTGAGTCTGTTATTGGTTCTTCCTTTTCTGTGGTGGATGATTTTTCTGTATCATGTTCAGTTTCTAATGGTTCAGCTGTCTTAGTAGTAAATTCTTGTTCTGGCGCTTCGGTTATCTCCTTATCAGATTTCGTTGCTATCATTTCAGGAGCGCTTGTGACCGTTTCTGGTGAAATTTCAGCTATACCAGCAGTTGGTTTCTGAGATTCCAGTACTTCTGATGGTTCTGTTGGTACATTAAATGGTTCTGATACGGTTACTTCTGGTGATCCTGGTGTTTCTGTTACTTCCTTTTCGGAAACTGTTGATAATTCTGGAGTGGTTGTTGCCACTGTTTGTGCATCTGGGGCTTTTGTTACTTCCACTGAGGGCACCGTGTCAGATGTTTCAGGAGTTTTAGTATCAGCTGGAATTTCTGGTGCATCTGTAATGCCTTGGGATACCGTTACCCCTGTAATATCTTTCTTCGGTTCCGTTTCAGGAACTTTAGTATCATCTGGAACTTCTGGTGCATCTGTAATGCCTTGGACTTCTGGCAGCTCTGTTATCTCTTTCTTCGGTTCAGTTGGCAATGTTTCGGGAATAGTTGAACTAGTTTCGGGTACTTCCGGAGTTTCTGTCGATTCCTTCTTTGGTTCTGTTTCTGGTAATTCAGGATAGATCGTTGCAGTATCCTGAGAATTAGGTGCTTGTGTATCTTGGTCCGTAATGAAAGTCTCTGGAATGTTTGTAACTATGTCTTCAGCTGCTGGAGCACCAGTCACTTCCTTTTGAGCTTCAGTTACATGTATTTCTGGAGCGTCGCTTGAAGTATCATCATAGGTTGGAGCTTCTGTACCGTCTACTGATGGTTCAGTACCAGGTATTTCAGGAAGAACTGTTACCTTTTCTTCTATCATAGGAATCTTTGTGTCTTCCTTAGATACTGTTTCTGTTGTAGGTAATTCAGGAAGACTTGTTGTTAGATCTTTTGTCACAGGAGCTTCGGTTACTTCGTCTTTGGGTTCTGTTTCTGGGGTATCTGGTACATTGGTAGCGGCATCTGTGACCTCTGGAGCTTTCGTGATATCTCCTTCTTTTTCAGATATTTCTGGTGCGTCAGTCACCTCATATGGACGCTTGGGTTCTTCTGAAGTGTCCTTATCTAATTTTTCTTGAGATATATTTACCACCTTCGTTGCAGTATCTAGTGATTCTGGAGTTTCCGTTTGTTCTCCGTGTGACTCCGTTACAGTTATATCTTGAACAGTCGTTGTAACCTCTTGTGGTTTTGTAGTTTCCGTGTGGGATTGTATTTCCGGTTCTTCAGGCATAGCTGGAGATTCTTTATGAGACTCTGAGGCAGTTTCAGTAGAATAAGAAGGCTTTGTAATCATAGCATGTGGTTCTGGGGTTTCTGTAGTATCTTTGTGAGATTCAGTTATAAACAAGTCTGTTTCTGTTAAAGGAGGTGGTGACTCTGTTATTATTTCTTGCGGTTCCGTTTCAGATATTTTAGGCGCACTAGTAACGGTAGGCTGGATCGCCGGTGATTCAGTTTCTTCCTTCAGGGCATCTGTAGTAATTACTTCTGGAGTAGATGTAACATGTAACTCTGGGCCTTCTGTAATTTCTTTCTGTGCTTCAGTTGAGGGTGTTTTAGGGCTGTGAGACAGCTCAGCGTCAGATTCCGGTGCTTTTGTAAAAGCATCTTGTTCCGGTTTTGCAGTTTGTGATGCACTTTCTAGTGTTTCTGGAGTTGAACTTAGATCGTCATGTGCCACTGGTACGTCAGACGTTACAGTTTCCGGTAACATTTCTTGTGGTTCTTTAGTAGCAGGCTCTGCGGTCGCAGGTAGATCAGATCCTTTGTCGATTGAAGATGGTTCCGTAGGGTGCTCGTGAACTATTAATTCTGGTAGTTCAGTAACATCTTCATCTTCTTTTTCAGTGGTTGGTTTTACTGAGGTCTCTGGGGTGGAAGTAGGTGATTTGGTTTCAATATCGTCACTTGTTCCTTCTTGTGGCATACTAGGCTCTTGGATATCAGCTTCTGTTACAGAAGGTTCCGAGCTTGTTGGTTCATGGATAATTGGTACTGATACTGACGAAGAACCAGTGCTAGTTTCCGTTTGTGGAGCTGTTTTATCTAAATCAACCGCAGGTTTTTCTGTTACATCTATCGCAACAGGTGATGTTCCCAATTCATTTGCAGGTAATTTTGTGGTTGTACCAGAATGATAATCACTTTCACTGGGCTTAATTCCAATATCAGATACTGTTTCTTCCGATGTTATTTTTGTTGAAGGGGGTGATTCCGATGATTCTGATGTAATACGCTCAGTAGTTATTGCTGGTTCAGATGTACCAAATTCATCGTCTCCATGATCTTTCACAATGGACATAGGAGTTTGCGTTTGAATGTCAACTATAACAGGTGCCGGTGTTTCGGCGACTTTGTCTACGTCAGATTCTTCGGCGGGCGTTTCTTGAGGCAAAGTTATAAGCGGTTTGGGCGTCTCAGTTTGACTTTCAGTTTCGTCAGAAATATCGGGAACTGGAGCCTTTGTAACTACGTTATCATCTGGGGTAATGTTTTCAGTGAGATGGTATTCTGGTTTCGATGTACCTTCAGTAGCAATCAACTCAGGGCCTTGAGTGTCTGTTATTTGAGTAGTATCTGGTAATAACATATCACCGGCAGTCTGATCAGTTTCTTGAGGTTTACTGGTGGCAAGCTCTTCAGGTGTCGAAGGAGATGCTGGTAATTCTGTTATTATTTTGTCTTCATCTTCAGGTAAAGTAGTTTGTGCCTCAGGGGATGCTGTTATGGTAATAT includes:
- the LOC125227788 gene encoding titin, whose protein sequence is MDRRCAAGALLALAACIATTAAAPTASNQTALDLYEGASEGCYYNFQHYGEGDRIMTNEPCLNCTCHNRMLMCYLRVCPFTKPIGQDCSVEKRADQCCPIVTCPDVPVDLLTSTSTSSLSEYGETGLGKLDRYGCSINGKYFPEGSKVPPSPNKPCEHCYCIRNMTTCVMQECTLHVDGCTPIYRKDVCCPVRYSCDHPEDEIPLLDDMTTTVRPTPGFLLTTTTLAPVTQMTQDCVHDDKIFADGALIKTEKACEHCYCMKGDIVCVVQECGTPMENEGKNCTSMPPREGQCCPDTYICEGDEITTETKPDMATVTPFEDITTLSPPRRVSVEGSGYRSETDEPSTEAAPLEPDTEGSGEEQPFKPTDATDLLLPESETSHPLIVTEQDEIPDNYSPSTIGVPETEPKTTEKTTTEADRGENTVPSGEEEDSTDITSHETTTTKLETEKESSYDAKTTALPINEPSSTDKTTSHEEITATEPTIIAESTISDQEVHTSPASIVTSEDQVAETTLPSRRKVDDEIMPKETTTLKHLEEYTTKASDITAPDATTESTTHSSMEQEVKTTTSQLIEKEVKESTTEAFVELTTESDLIKSVTTTVQSETATEFTTASKVDLSDITSANPIENEIDEDSFPTLAPGRIPGEGDCLLDGVTYSHDSIVPSTSHCHTSCRCISSIVKCEPILCSPPPDYMDNCQPMYDSPESCCPTYVCDHPRETVPPQSHSQMAGTESPITTPSIECEEDQCKINVDEKETTPSVPCTSEGCADDSKGVVKPEECGTQGCGEVAKKPEEAHPSIPTDECKGDSCSSSPERCASGKCETGISNDQTCNGEHGCDSPPVIPTCQGDDCASQPNVTDPKEIIPPCADPKGCQDQKCDNENGCEISVIPTCQGDDCAIQPDVTGSKDDSTHCSSPDGCKDVQTPEKVLPCTGQSCVSELSPQVPQESQDCKDGSDCGQSSQTPTTGECNEEECKTQEIPEINKPPSDCIGTQCTQEQDHVPHITDIPEVSTEFVPRLTELPEEPETKTQEPVTDLPKTTAIEKEIESSGTTKASVSEKDEEPGTTPQYNEISDKENETPSISMSPEIVTEATEGQREESITASGDKQTTVILSDMVTKVQDRVPVVPTTEISSLTDKDTKETITELPSFTGTELPESTLKPIVDTETEVPEDAAKDKETIDITTTEAATRGSSPKITEETTVTPEMLTLAPELLDRDGHEKPTKEPEYVQDTEEKITEPTERYTSAPEQSTEKVEMKPIQEQEPQGTPTTPKSYEDHTSVPDITITASPEAQTTLPEDEDKIITELPASPSTPEELATSKPQETDQTAGDMLLPDTTQITDTQGPELIATEGTSKPEYHLTENITPDDNVVTKAPVPDISDETESQTETPKPLITLPQETPAEESDVDKVAETPAPVIVDIQTQTPMSIVKDHGDDEFGTSEPAITTERITSESSESPPSTKITSEETVSDIGIKPSESDYHSGTTTKLPANELGTSPVAIDVTEKPAVDLDKTAPQTETSTGSSSVSVPIIHEPTSSEPSVTEADIQEPSMPQEGTSDDIETKSPTSTPETSVKPTTEKEDEDVTELPELIVHEHPTEPSSIDKGSDLPATAEPATKEPQEMLPETVTSDVPVAHDDLSSTPETLESASQTAKPEQDAFTKAPESDAELSHSPKTPSTEAQKEITEGPELHVTSTPEVITTDALKEETESPAIQPTVTSAPKISETEPQEIITESPPPLTETDLFITESHKDTTETPEPHAMITKPSYSTETASESHKESPAMPEEPEIQSHTETTKPQEVTTTVQDITVTESHGEQTETPESLDTATKVVNISQEKLDKDTSEEPKRPYEVTDAPEISEKEGDITKAPEVTDAATNVPDTPETEPKDEVTEAPVTKDLTTSLPELPTTETVSKEDTKIPMIEEKVTVLPEIPGTEPSVDGTEAPTYDDTSSDAPEIHVTEAQKEVTGAPAAEDIVTNIPETFITDQDTQAPNSQDTATIYPELPETEPKKESTETPEVPETSSTIPETLPTEPKKEITELPEVQGITDAPEVPDDTKVPETEPKKDITGVTVSQGITDAPEIPADTKTPETSDTVPSVEVTKAPDAQTVATTTPELSTVSEKEVTETPGSPEVTVSEPFNVPTEPSEVLESQKPTAGIAEISPETVTSAPEMIATKSDKEITEAPEQEFTTKTAEPLETEHDTEKSSTTEKEEPITDSPSKMTTKSDDQTKSEPQEFVTPTESSKLETEISLTTEVGTPTEASERITESQANEYPFNGAGSDSETEKPHEGIEIKTELPFVQPEQTQSPIPVETETKAPASIDTESGATVPQELPVTEMQDTRRPEPTSAPVGEDVTKSPEIVETPDKTTIVSEEAMQTTKEEYPETTPDLVLLEEHTHKTISPDVETSTSPSDIPSKEYELSTPEVSTEKVTESVPSTVSEESQQENKDQSVPEVTETTTPEKSTDPSPVSEEITTMSPLPESLDTDKPHVVESNEISTSTPTTGDEAVETEKPLVPSVEPESEKPQETKAPEEEFIVATTKSTTTEEQATTLSPLLDKFGKPEDEAQKPVAEPEKPQPDVTEELPKPGANDVQPTDEALPDEESHFPPSGTSGYGQEPDYGEEDSFGPGTCRYGGKVYVSAQQIPRDDPCDFCFCFRSDIICLQQSCPPPIHGCHEEPIQGFCCPRYECPVSMATTLNVTTTTTTTTTTLPPHFLPHAYKGAAQRRGCQIKGHSYKVGEVVRASSGPCLHCTCGGDGQMKCDPKVCTPEPMLRQMIAAAVSAKRRR